One Perca flavescens isolate YP-PL-M2 chromosome 5, PFLA_1.0, whole genome shotgun sequence genomic window, cataattcagccttggtgcagaattacagccaataGAGACAGTTCCACAGTGAGCTTttcttaggatgtgccatttctgtgtctgtagctactgaggaggaggaggggggaggtggagggtggagggtggggtgtggccttgaccaactgccactttgctcgtttgaaagccatgatgtctctctctcatgggtgggccaaattctctgggtgggcaaagcggagaaaggggaggtaaccttgctccttatgacctcataaggagaagattccagatcggcccatctgagctttcattttctcaaaggcagagcaggatacccagggctcggtttacacctatcaccatttctatccgctgggggaccataggcaggctgggggaacgcatattaatgttaaaaaacctcataaatgccatgggacctttttaaagatgtgttgatttttttttggttagCAAGGGTCTAAGCATAGAGTGTGCTGTATACTGTACAAATTGTGCAGCAACATCAGCTAAAagctagggctgggacgatatgcttttgtccagATTCAATTCTcacacgatacatgggtgccgatttgTTTTGTATTGCGATTCTAGGAGTATTGCAATTTTGTTTTCCacctttttaagattatttcttaggcattttagacctttatttatataggacagctgaagacatgaaaggggagagagaggaagaatgacatacagcaaagggccgcagggcgctgcattgaggagtaaaactatatatgtgcgcctgctctatcagggtgagctacccaggcgccctcgttttccttctttaacaaaaacaaaagttgaataatacacttctagagacaatatagagacatttctaaaaaactaattgttttctaaaaggaATCCagatcacatgtcagtcagtcggtctgacatttatttaatttgtaaagaagtacatgaCATGTCACACTTGCCGGAAactgatatgatgtagtcgccatCGGCAGTATTgtataaatgaaaaatatttggatgaattaaaaaaaaaatcgaatctaggaaaaaaaaaaacgttttatataTAGTTGCAACAAAAATCACAATACATACAATTTtcgctatttatttatttttttcccacccctactaaAAGCCATGTTTCTGCTTTCTCCACCTCGTTGTTTTGACCTTTGTCTTCCCCCTCCTCAGGCATGCCCAGTGTCCTTGACTGGACGGACGACGGCTTCAGCATGTGTTTTGGCGTCAACCACTTGGGTCACTTCCTCCTAACCAATCTGCTTCTGCCTCGCCTGAAGGAATGTGCCCCTAGCCGCGTGGTCACCCTCACATGTTCTAGCTACAAATACCAGAAACTGGACTTCCAGGACCTCAACTACAACCTGCTGCCCTTCTTCACCTACTGCCGCAGCAAGCTGGCCAACATCTACTTCAGTCAGGAAGTGGGCCGCATCACTGAAGGGAAAGGAGTGACCTCCTATGCTGTGCACCCTGGTAAGAGGTGTTGCTTTGTATGCTGTGGTGCCCAACTTGGGTTGTATGTGCAGTGCACCCTATCCTACTTCTTTGCTTAAAAAgcttacaaaaaaaactacaggtTACTGTAAAAGGCATTTAATGTAACAAAATGTAATACTAAATTCACAGATAATTTTATTTCCTTACATTTTctagaacaaaaaaataaagaaaataattaataaagaaAGTAATCTTTAGCTACAgctatacattttgttttaaataaaggactttgtaaacagtttttaaataGGTGCGGCATCAATACATgtattttatatgtatatttctttattgatattgtaaatatttatttacaatcaacatattttttatttaaaatgtaagtattaGGGTTGGGCTATTTAAATAGCGCAAAACAACAGACATTTCTGTACTGTTTACACTGAGGTAGCTTCCTCTTTATAACAGTCAGTGTGGTTGTTTTAGGGCTTCTTTATGACAatattgcatttatttaagGAAATGTTTGCATCAATGTAATATAGTACCCTAAAACCTtggttttattgtatttaattcaCAATATTAACCAAAAACAGACATTCCTATCTTgttattttataaatgtttcCTCTATTCAATTTATCACAATAATATCCCAAGATACTTAAATCAAGATATGAAATTCCACGCAAGAAGACTTGAACCATATTGCCCACCCCCAAcataaagtatgtacagtacattactgccactatatatatatatatatatatatatatatatatatatatatatatgtcagtgATATATAATATCTCTGCTTCCATGTGTTTAAGGTTTTGTCCAAAGTGGTTGGACGTGCCACTACTCCATCCTGTTCCGGATGCTGATGCAAGTGATCATGTGGATGTTTTTTGTGCCGTGTGAGCTTGGAGCTCAGACTGTCATCTACTGTGCAGTGTCAGATGAAGCTGCCAAACACAGCGGGGGTTACTTTGTCGACTGCCGACCAGCTACTCTGCGTCCTTTCGCCAGAGACGCCGGTGTGGCAAAAAAATTGTGGGAGGCCAGTGAGAGACTGGTGAAACTGGCCTGAGGCTGGAGGCTGGAGAACTGATTTTAAGAGT contains:
- the si:dkey-174n20.1 gene encoding retinol dehydrogenase 14, with protein sequence MYFLYTIIASLVSFFILKWMKKRRYCTDLKRLDGKTVLITGGNSGIGKETAVALATRGARVIIACRDPDKAEKAVREIKFKSHSLNVLYMELDLANLHSVREFCKSFLQREKRLDILINNAGMPSVLDWTDDGFSMCFGVNHLGHFLLTNLLLPRLKECAPSRVVTLTCSSYKYQKLDFQDLNYNLLPFFTYCRSKLANIYFSQEVGRITEGKGVTSYAVHPGFVQSGWTCHYSILFRMLMQVIMWMFFVPCELGAQTVIYCAVSDEAAKHSGGYFVDCRPATLRPFARDAGVAKKLWEASERLVKLA